A genomic window from Salmo salar chromosome ssa23, Ssal_v3.1, whole genome shotgun sequence includes:
- the LOC106583991 gene encoding SH3-containing GRB2-like protein 3-interacting protein 1 isoform X12: MAEELCTGWFRIVAGSLEIEECKSAIMMEGLKKRTRKAFGIRKKEKGDKDNDSTGSPDREGGDPQEIESSQKKANGAAVNGFSGEIDWDRYNTPTVDDEGYSLRPDEEEGPGSAGSKPPKEHFFSSSESEGEEDHRKKFKIKIKPLPAESANCLAPSVDELKASIGNIALSPSPLRRSPGLMTKDSGEEIQVARPRRPAPIEVPTLAAPALQVPRSKRAPAVPVPEKKAVPVPEKRAAPVPEDTTALFGPPLETAFGEQKTEAPPPLPPKNVPTSPPLTGSPSADAAGLSIKAEGSGRKTSVPNLDNIFGPAEPPAFGEESADKWICFSEEESAASEKPPPSTSPTPPEDPPAPPVPTSPLPLDDPVPASSLSPLPTSPPPLDDPVPAPSLSPLPTSPPPQEKPVSPLPTSPPPTDEPLPPLPTVPPTPKDPTPPPSPLSPKDPTPPPTPTPTVVPTLDLTSSIAPVPPVTSPPSTAPVPSAVPSSPKASTPVSPTSPPAPVEAPSRTIPPPLVLAAEERRSPEAAALPVPPDPPKEDLSETTTTTVSPKDVGQVSRVAPPPPPPPTYRAVVSSPGPTTGGTGSGASSPARPATPSAPSAVVSSPTPPPPPPRPSSRPKLPPGKPSMGDVSRPFSPPFSHSSSPPPIAPLARAESTSSISSNNSLSAATTPTVGKDLTVSVSENDQPSLVWFDRGKFYLTFEGCSRGPSPLTMGAQDTLPVAAAFTETVNAFFKGADPNKCVVKTTGEMVLSFPAGITRHFANNPSPAVLTFSITNYSRLEHVLPNPQLLCCDTATSPNPDCKNFWVNMPNLMTHLKKVAEQKPQATYYNVDMLKYQVSAQGLISTPLNLAASWRCVPTSTDLRIDYKYNGSAMTTPVALNNVQFLIHVDGGVTKLQAVLPPAAWNAEQQRILWKIPDISQKSENGGVGSLLARFQLSEGPSKPSSLAVQFTSEGSTLSGCDIELAGPGYRFSLVKKRFAAGKYLADN, translated from the exons GGGTTCCCCTGACAGAGAAGGGGGT GATCCCCAAGAGATTGAATCG TCACAGAAGAAGGCCAATGGTGCGGCTGTCAATGGATTCTCTGGAGAGATCGACTGGGACAGATAT AACACCCCTACGGTGGACGATGAAGGTTACAGTCTCAGGCCAGACGAGGAAGAGGGGCCAGGATCAG CTGGCTCCAAACCACCGAAGGAACACTTCTTCTCCTCCAGCGAgtcggagggagaggaggaccacCGGAAAAAGTTTAAGATCAAGATTAAACCTTTACCAGCGGAAAGTGCCAACTGTTTGGCCCCCTCAGTAGATGAACTCAAAGCCTCCATAGGCAACATAGctctgtctccttctcctctg AGACGTAGCCCG GGGTTGATGACAAAGGACTCTG GTGAAGAGATACAGGTAGCTCGGCCAAGACGTCCTGCACCCATCGAGGTCCCCACATTGGCAGCCCCGGCGCTACAAGTTCCCAG AAGTAAGAGAGCCccagcagtaccagtaccagagaagaaagcagtaccagtaccagagaaGAGAGCAGCACCAGTACCAGAGGACACTACAGCCTTATTTGGGCCTCCGCTGGAGACAGCCTTCGGAGAGCAGAAAACTGAAG CTCCGCCCCCGCTTCCGCCCAAGAATGTCCCGACCTCCCCCCCTCTGACTGGCTCCCCCTCTGCAGATGCTGCTG GTTTGTCAATAAAGGCAGAAGGCTCAGGGAGGAAGACCTCCGTCCCAAATCTGGACAACATTTTCGGCCCAGCGGAACCCCCTGCCTTTGGCGAGGAGTCTGCCGACAAGTGGATCTGCTTCAGCGAGGAGGAATCCGCAGCCTCTGAAAAACCACCCCCTTCAACATCCCCAACCCCTCCAGAAGATCCCCCCGCCCCTCCTgtacccacctcccctctccctctggatGACCCtgtccctgcctcctctctctcccctctccccacctcccctccccctcttgaTGACCCTgtccctgccccctctctctcccctctccccacctcccctcccccacaGGAAAAACCTGTCTCTCCATTACCCACCTCCCCACCCCCTACAGATGAACCACTGCCCCCCCTACCCACTGTCCCACCCACGCCTAAAGACCCTACACCCCCACCCTCACCACTTTCTCCAAAGGACCCTACACCACCCCCCACTCCCACACCCACTGTTGTCCCCACTCTCGACTTAACCTCCAGCATCGCCCCTGTTCCCCCTGTCACCTCACCCCCCAGCACTGCCCCTGTCCCCTCTGCAGTCCCCTCTTCTCCCAAAGCAAGCACACCTGTCTCCCCCACCAGTCCCCCTGCCCCTGTGGAGGCACCCTCACGCACCATCCCCCCGCCCCTCGTCTTGGCCGCGGAGGAACGGAGGAGTCCTGAAGCAGCAGCTCTGCCTGTCCCACCCGACCCTCCAAAAGAGGACCTCAGtgaaaccaccaccaccaccgtgtcACCCAAAGATGTTGGCCAGGTTTCCCGTGTTgcgcctccccctcctccaccccctacaTACAGGGCAGTGGTGTCCTCGCCAGGACCAACGACAGGGGGTACGGGTAGTG GAGCGTCCTCTCCGGCTCGACCTGCTACACCGTCAGCTCCATCAGCTGTTGTCAGCAGCCCCACCCCGCCCCCACCTCCGCCACGCCCTTCCTCACGACCCAAACTGCCTCCTGGGAAACCTAGCATGGGAGACGTG AGCCGGCCTTTTAGTCCCCCGTTCAGTCACTCGTCCAGCCCCCCTCCAATCGCACCCCTGGCTCGGGCCGAGAGCACTTCCTCTATCTCCTCCAACAACTCCTTGAGTGCAGCCACCACCCCCACCGTTGGTAAAgatctcactgtctctgtgtcag AGAATGACCAGCCTTCCCTGGTTTGGTTTGACAGAGGaaagttttatttaacctttgaaG GCTGCTCCAGGGGACCAAGCCCTCTCACCATGGGGGCACAGGACACCCTTCCGGTGGCGGCAGCTTTTACTGAAACAGTCAATGCCTTCTTCAAAGGAGCCGACCCCAACAA GTGTGTTGTGAAGACCACAGGTGAGATGGTGCTGTCGTTTCCAGCGGGGATCACTCGGCACTTTGCCAATAACCCGTCCCCTGCCGTGCTAACCTTCAGCATAACCAACTACAGCCGGCTGGAGCATGTGCTGCCTAACCCCCAGCTACTCTGTTG TGACACCGCGACATCACCCAACCCTGACTGCAAGAACTTCTGGGTGAACATGCCAAACCTGATGACCCATCTAAAGAAGGTGGCCGAGCAGAAACCCCAGGCCACATACTACAATGTGGACATGCTCAAGTACCAG GTATCAGCGCAGGGCCTCATTTCGACACCCCTGAACCTGGCAGCCAGTTGGCGGTGTGTGCCCACCAGCACGGACCTCCGAATAGACTACAAATACAACGGCAGCGCCATGACAACACCCGTGGCTCTCAACAACGTCCAGTTCCTGATCCACGTGGACGGAGGGGTCACCAAGCTACAGGCTGTGCTTCCCCCCGCCGCATG GAACGCAGAGCAGCAGAGAATCCTGTGGAAGATTCCTGATATTTCCCAGAAATCTGAAAATGGAG GCGTTGGCTCATTGTTGGCACGGTTCCAGCTGTCGGAGGGTCCCAGTAAGCCCTCTTCCCTGGCGGTCCAGTTCACCAGTGAGGGCAGCACCCTGTCAGGCTGCGATATAGAGCTGGCAGGGCCCGGGTACCGCTTCTCACTCGTCAAGAAGAGGTTCGCAGCAG GAAAATACTTGGCAGACAACTGA
- the LOC106583991 gene encoding SH3-containing GRB2-like protein 3-interacting protein 1 isoform X2: MAEELCTGWFRIVAGSLEIEECKSAIMMEGLKKRTRKAFGIRKKEKGDKDNDSTGSPDREGGDPQEIESSQKKANGAAVNGFSGEIDWDRYNTPTVDDEGYSLRPDEEEGPGSAGSKPPKEHFFSSSESEGEEDHRKKFKIKIKPLPAESANCLAPSVDELKASIGNIALSPSPLRRSPGLMTKDSGEEIQVARPRRPAPIEVPTLAAPALQVPRSKRAPAVPVPEKKAVPVPEKRAAPVPEDTTALFGPPLETAFGEQKTEVGISEPVVCGVWGAPLPESESLSPDFSFTRPFPTGTPPPLPPKNVPTSPPLTGSPSADAAGLSIKAEGSGRKTSVPNLDNIFGPAEPPAFGEESADKWICFSEEESAASEKPPPSTSPTPPEDPPAPPVPTSPLPLDDPVPASSLSPLPTSPPPLDDPVPAPSLSPLPTSPPPQEKPVSPLPTSPPPTDEPLPPLPTVPPTPKDPTPPPSPLSPKDPTPPPTPTPTVVPTLDLTSSIAPVPPVTSPPSTAPVPSAVPSSPKASTPVSPTSPPAPVEAPSRTIPPPLVLAAEERRSPEAAALPVPPDPPKEDLSETTTTTVSPKDVGQVSRVAPPPPPPPTYRAVVSSPGPTTGGTGSGASSPARPATPSAPSAVVSSPTPPPPPPRPSSRPKLPPGKPSMGDVSRPFSPPFSHSSSPPPIAPLARAESTSSISSNNSLSAATTPTVGKDLTVSVSENDQPSLVWFDRGKFYLTFEGCSRGPSPLTMGAQDTLPVAAAFTETVNAFFKGADPNKCVVKTTGEMVLSFPAGITRHFANNPSPAVLTFSITNYSRLEHVLPNPQLLCCDTATSPNPDCKNFWVNMPNLMTHLKKVAEQKPQATYYNVDMLKYQVSAQGLISTPLNLAASWRCVPTSTDLRIDYKYNGSAMTTPVALNNVQFLIHVDGGVTKLQAVLPPAAWNAEQQRILWKIPDISQKSENGGVGSLLARFQLSEGPSKPSSLAVQFTSEGSTLSGCDIELAGPGYRFSLVKKRFAAGKYLADN; this comes from the exons GGGTTCCCCTGACAGAGAAGGGGGT GATCCCCAAGAGATTGAATCG TCACAGAAGAAGGCCAATGGTGCGGCTGTCAATGGATTCTCTGGAGAGATCGACTGGGACAGATAT AACACCCCTACGGTGGACGATGAAGGTTACAGTCTCAGGCCAGACGAGGAAGAGGGGCCAGGATCAG CTGGCTCCAAACCACCGAAGGAACACTTCTTCTCCTCCAGCGAgtcggagggagaggaggaccacCGGAAAAAGTTTAAGATCAAGATTAAACCTTTACCAGCGGAAAGTGCCAACTGTTTGGCCCCCTCAGTAGATGAACTCAAAGCCTCCATAGGCAACATAGctctgtctccttctcctctg AGACGTAGCCCG GGGTTGATGACAAAGGACTCTG GTGAAGAGATACAGGTAGCTCGGCCAAGACGTCCTGCACCCATCGAGGTCCCCACATTGGCAGCCCCGGCGCTACAAGTTCCCAG AAGTAAGAGAGCCccagcagtaccagtaccagagaagaaagcagtaccagtaccagagaaGAGAGCAGCACCAGTACCAGAGGACACTACAGCCTTATTTGGGCCTCCGCTGGAGACAGCCTTCGGAGAGCAGAAAACTGAAG TGGGTATATCTGAGCCAGTGGTGTGTGGCGTGTGGGGTGCTCCTCTACCTGAGTCTGAGTCACTGAGCCCAGACTTCTCTTTCACAAGACCCTTCCCTACAGGCA CTCCGCCCCCGCTTCCGCCCAAGAATGTCCCGACCTCCCCCCCTCTGACTGGCTCCCCCTCTGCAGATGCTGCTG GTTTGTCAATAAAGGCAGAAGGCTCAGGGAGGAAGACCTCCGTCCCAAATCTGGACAACATTTTCGGCCCAGCGGAACCCCCTGCCTTTGGCGAGGAGTCTGCCGACAAGTGGATCTGCTTCAGCGAGGAGGAATCCGCAGCCTCTGAAAAACCACCCCCTTCAACATCCCCAACCCCTCCAGAAGATCCCCCCGCCCCTCCTgtacccacctcccctctccctctggatGACCCtgtccctgcctcctctctctcccctctccccacctcccctccccctcttgaTGACCCTgtccctgccccctctctctcccctctccccacctcccctcccccacaGGAAAAACCTGTCTCTCCATTACCCACCTCCCCACCCCCTACAGATGAACCACTGCCCCCCCTACCCACTGTCCCACCCACGCCTAAAGACCCTACACCCCCACCCTCACCACTTTCTCCAAAGGACCCTACACCACCCCCCACTCCCACACCCACTGTTGTCCCCACTCTCGACTTAACCTCCAGCATCGCCCCTGTTCCCCCTGTCACCTCACCCCCCAGCACTGCCCCTGTCCCCTCTGCAGTCCCCTCTTCTCCCAAAGCAAGCACACCTGTCTCCCCCACCAGTCCCCCTGCCCCTGTGGAGGCACCCTCACGCACCATCCCCCCGCCCCTCGTCTTGGCCGCGGAGGAACGGAGGAGTCCTGAAGCAGCAGCTCTGCCTGTCCCACCCGACCCTCCAAAAGAGGACCTCAGtgaaaccaccaccaccaccgtgtcACCCAAAGATGTTGGCCAGGTTTCCCGTGTTgcgcctccccctcctccaccccctacaTACAGGGCAGTGGTGTCCTCGCCAGGACCAACGACAGGGGGTACGGGTAGTG GAGCGTCCTCTCCGGCTCGACCTGCTACACCGTCAGCTCCATCAGCTGTTGTCAGCAGCCCCACCCCGCCCCCACCTCCGCCACGCCCTTCCTCACGACCCAAACTGCCTCCTGGGAAACCTAGCATGGGAGACGTG AGCCGGCCTTTTAGTCCCCCGTTCAGTCACTCGTCCAGCCCCCCTCCAATCGCACCCCTGGCTCGGGCCGAGAGCACTTCCTCTATCTCCTCCAACAACTCCTTGAGTGCAGCCACCACCCCCACCGTTGGTAAAgatctcactgtctctgtgtcag AGAATGACCAGCCTTCCCTGGTTTGGTTTGACAGAGGaaagttttatttaacctttgaaG GCTGCTCCAGGGGACCAAGCCCTCTCACCATGGGGGCACAGGACACCCTTCCGGTGGCGGCAGCTTTTACTGAAACAGTCAATGCCTTCTTCAAAGGAGCCGACCCCAACAA GTGTGTTGTGAAGACCACAGGTGAGATGGTGCTGTCGTTTCCAGCGGGGATCACTCGGCACTTTGCCAATAACCCGTCCCCTGCCGTGCTAACCTTCAGCATAACCAACTACAGCCGGCTGGAGCATGTGCTGCCTAACCCCCAGCTACTCTGTTG TGACACCGCGACATCACCCAACCCTGACTGCAAGAACTTCTGGGTGAACATGCCAAACCTGATGACCCATCTAAAGAAGGTGGCCGAGCAGAAACCCCAGGCCACATACTACAATGTGGACATGCTCAAGTACCAG GTATCAGCGCAGGGCCTCATTTCGACACCCCTGAACCTGGCAGCCAGTTGGCGGTGTGTGCCCACCAGCACGGACCTCCGAATAGACTACAAATACAACGGCAGCGCCATGACAACACCCGTGGCTCTCAACAACGTCCAGTTCCTGATCCACGTGGACGGAGGGGTCACCAAGCTACAGGCTGTGCTTCCCCCCGCCGCATG GAACGCAGAGCAGCAGAGAATCCTGTGGAAGATTCCTGATATTTCCCAGAAATCTGAAAATGGAG GCGTTGGCTCATTGTTGGCACGGTTCCAGCTGTCGGAGGGTCCCAGTAAGCCCTCTTCCCTGGCGGTCCAGTTCACCAGTGAGGGCAGCACCCTGTCAGGCTGCGATATAGAGCTGGCAGGGCCCGGGTACCGCTTCTCACTCGTCAAGAAGAGGTTCGCAGCAG GAAAATACTTGGCAGACAACTGA
- the LOC106583991 gene encoding SH3-containing GRB2-like protein 3-interacting protein 1 isoform X3 — MAEELCTGWFRIVAGSLEIEECKSAIMMEGLKKRTRKAFGIRKKEKGDKDNDSTGSPDREGGSQKKANGAAVNGFSGEIDWDRYNTPTVDDEGYSLRPDEEEGPGSAGSKPPKEHFFSSSESEGEEDHRKKFKIKIKPLPAESANCLAPSVDELKASIGNIALSPSPLRSSPRRSPGLMTKDSGEEIQVARPRRPAPIEVPTLAAPALQVPRSKRAPAVPVPEKKAVPVPEKRAAPVPEDTTALFGPPLETAFGEQKTEVGISEPVVCGVWGAPLPESESLSPDFSFTRPFPTGTPPPLPPKNVPTSPPLTGSPSADAAGLSIKAEGSGRKTSVPNLDNIFGPAEPPAFGEESADKWICFSEEESAASEKPPPSTSPTPPEDPPAPPVPTSPLPLDDPVPASSLSPLPTSPPPLDDPVPAPSLSPLPTSPPPQEKPVSPLPTSPPPTDEPLPPLPTVPPTPKDPTPPPSPLSPKDPTPPPTPTPTVVPTLDLTSSIAPVPPVTSPPSTAPVPSAVPSSPKASTPVSPTSPPAPVEAPSRTIPPPLVLAAEERRSPEAAALPVPPDPPKEDLSETTTTTVSPKDVGQVSRVAPPPPPPPTYRAVVSSPGPTTGGTGSGASSPARPATPSAPSAVVSSPTPPPPPPRPSSRPKLPPGKPSMGDVSRPFSPPFSHSSSPPPIAPLARAESTSSISSNNSLSAATTPTVGKDLTVSVSENDQPSLVWFDRGKFYLTFEGCSRGPSPLTMGAQDTLPVAAAFTETVNAFFKGADPNKCVVKTTGEMVLSFPAGITRHFANNPSPAVLTFSITNYSRLEHVLPNPQLLCCDTATSPNPDCKNFWVNMPNLMTHLKKVAEQKPQATYYNVDMLKYQVSAQGLISTPLNLAASWRCVPTSTDLRIDYKYNGSAMTTPVALNNVQFLIHVDGGVTKLQAVLPPAAWNAEQQRILWKIPDISQKSENGGVGSLLARFQLSEGPSKPSSLAVQFTSEGSTLSGCDIELAGPGYRFSLVKKRFAAGKYLADN; from the exons GGGTTCCCCTGACAGAGAAGGGGGT TCACAGAAGAAGGCCAATGGTGCGGCTGTCAATGGATTCTCTGGAGAGATCGACTGGGACAGATAT AACACCCCTACGGTGGACGATGAAGGTTACAGTCTCAGGCCAGACGAGGAAGAGGGGCCAGGATCAG CTGGCTCCAAACCACCGAAGGAACACTTCTTCTCCTCCAGCGAgtcggagggagaggaggaccacCGGAAAAAGTTTAAGATCAAGATTAAACCTTTACCAGCGGAAAGTGCCAACTGTTTGGCCCCCTCAGTAGATGAACTCAAAGCCTCCATAGGCAACATAGctctgtctccttctcctctg AGGAGTAGTCCG AGACGTAGCCCG GGGTTGATGACAAAGGACTCTG GTGAAGAGATACAGGTAGCTCGGCCAAGACGTCCTGCACCCATCGAGGTCCCCACATTGGCAGCCCCGGCGCTACAAGTTCCCAG AAGTAAGAGAGCCccagcagtaccagtaccagagaagaaagcagtaccagtaccagagaaGAGAGCAGCACCAGTACCAGAGGACACTACAGCCTTATTTGGGCCTCCGCTGGAGACAGCCTTCGGAGAGCAGAAAACTGAAG TGGGTATATCTGAGCCAGTGGTGTGTGGCGTGTGGGGTGCTCCTCTACCTGAGTCTGAGTCACTGAGCCCAGACTTCTCTTTCACAAGACCCTTCCCTACAGGCA CTCCGCCCCCGCTTCCGCCCAAGAATGTCCCGACCTCCCCCCCTCTGACTGGCTCCCCCTCTGCAGATGCTGCTG GTTTGTCAATAAAGGCAGAAGGCTCAGGGAGGAAGACCTCCGTCCCAAATCTGGACAACATTTTCGGCCCAGCGGAACCCCCTGCCTTTGGCGAGGAGTCTGCCGACAAGTGGATCTGCTTCAGCGAGGAGGAATCCGCAGCCTCTGAAAAACCACCCCCTTCAACATCCCCAACCCCTCCAGAAGATCCCCCCGCCCCTCCTgtacccacctcccctctccctctggatGACCCtgtccctgcctcctctctctcccctctccccacctcccctccccctcttgaTGACCCTgtccctgccccctctctctcccctctccccacctcccctcccccacaGGAAAAACCTGTCTCTCCATTACCCACCTCCCCACCCCCTACAGATGAACCACTGCCCCCCCTACCCACTGTCCCACCCACGCCTAAAGACCCTACACCCCCACCCTCACCACTTTCTCCAAAGGACCCTACACCACCCCCCACTCCCACACCCACTGTTGTCCCCACTCTCGACTTAACCTCCAGCATCGCCCCTGTTCCCCCTGTCACCTCACCCCCCAGCACTGCCCCTGTCCCCTCTGCAGTCCCCTCTTCTCCCAAAGCAAGCACACCTGTCTCCCCCACCAGTCCCCCTGCCCCTGTGGAGGCACCCTCACGCACCATCCCCCCGCCCCTCGTCTTGGCCGCGGAGGAACGGAGGAGTCCTGAAGCAGCAGCTCTGCCTGTCCCACCCGACCCTCCAAAAGAGGACCTCAGtgaaaccaccaccaccaccgtgtcACCCAAAGATGTTGGCCAGGTTTCCCGTGTTgcgcctccccctcctccaccccctacaTACAGGGCAGTGGTGTCCTCGCCAGGACCAACGACAGGGGGTACGGGTAGTG GAGCGTCCTCTCCGGCTCGACCTGCTACACCGTCAGCTCCATCAGCTGTTGTCAGCAGCCCCACCCCGCCCCCACCTCCGCCACGCCCTTCCTCACGACCCAAACTGCCTCCTGGGAAACCTAGCATGGGAGACGTG AGCCGGCCTTTTAGTCCCCCGTTCAGTCACTCGTCCAGCCCCCCTCCAATCGCACCCCTGGCTCGGGCCGAGAGCACTTCCTCTATCTCCTCCAACAACTCCTTGAGTGCAGCCACCACCCCCACCGTTGGTAAAgatctcactgtctctgtgtcag AGAATGACCAGCCTTCCCTGGTTTGGTTTGACAGAGGaaagttttatttaacctttgaaG GCTGCTCCAGGGGACCAAGCCCTCTCACCATGGGGGCACAGGACACCCTTCCGGTGGCGGCAGCTTTTACTGAAACAGTCAATGCCTTCTTCAAAGGAGCCGACCCCAACAA GTGTGTTGTGAAGACCACAGGTGAGATGGTGCTGTCGTTTCCAGCGGGGATCACTCGGCACTTTGCCAATAACCCGTCCCCTGCCGTGCTAACCTTCAGCATAACCAACTACAGCCGGCTGGAGCATGTGCTGCCTAACCCCCAGCTACTCTGTTG TGACACCGCGACATCACCCAACCCTGACTGCAAGAACTTCTGGGTGAACATGCCAAACCTGATGACCCATCTAAAGAAGGTGGCCGAGCAGAAACCCCAGGCCACATACTACAATGTGGACATGCTCAAGTACCAG GTATCAGCGCAGGGCCTCATTTCGACACCCCTGAACCTGGCAGCCAGTTGGCGGTGTGTGCCCACCAGCACGGACCTCCGAATAGACTACAAATACAACGGCAGCGCCATGACAACACCCGTGGCTCTCAACAACGTCCAGTTCCTGATCCACGTGGACGGAGGGGTCACCAAGCTACAGGCTGTGCTTCCCCCCGCCGCATG GAACGCAGAGCAGCAGAGAATCCTGTGGAAGATTCCTGATATTTCCCAGAAATCTGAAAATGGAG GCGTTGGCTCATTGTTGGCACGGTTCCAGCTGTCGGAGGGTCCCAGTAAGCCCTCTTCCCTGGCGGTCCAGTTCACCAGTGAGGGCAGCACCCTGTCAGGCTGCGATATAGAGCTGGCAGGGCCCGGGTACCGCTTCTCACTCGTCAAGAAGAGGTTCGCAGCAG GAAAATACTTGGCAGACAACTGA